Below is a genomic region from Drosophila albomicans strain 15112-1751.03 chromosome 2R, ASM965048v2, whole genome shotgun sequence.
TCATGGGAGTGTccatggctgctgctgctcccgctGTGATCGTGTGAATGACCATGTCCTGAAATAGGCACGTGAATTgcaattttagtattttaagtattaattATTGAAGTGACTTTTACCATTATCCAATGAAATCGCTTGATGGTTGTGATTGTTGAGATCATTGTGGTTATGGGAGTGTCCATGACTGGAACCGCCGCCGCCATGAGAATGCCCATGTCCATGACCACCACCTCCGCCATGGGAGTGACCATGACCCCCGTGATTAAAGGCGTATATGCCAACGAGATTGACGAGTAGACCAAGCACGGATACGACAAATAACCGTTCGTGCTTCACTTCTGGCGGTTCGATTAGTCTCTCTACGCCCTCCGACAGTATGAAGAAGGCAATGAAGAGCAAAAACAAGCTATTCACAAAGCCCGCCAATACCTCAGCTCGCACATAGCCATAAGAGAACTTATCATTGGCCTTCCACTTTGTTATCACTGACGCAGCCAGACCAGCTAAAAGACCCGTGCAGTCGAAGAACATGTGAAACGAATCGGAGATGAGGCctgaaaaaaatatgaaagtatGAATTGGCAATTGTACAGTTGCTGGATTAGATTATAAACAGACCTAAGCTGTTTGTCAAAATGCCATAAAACAGCTCAACGAAAGCAAAACTCAAGTTGAGCAAtaggaaaagaaacaaattgcGGGAATTGCGATCGGAGAATATGAGACGCTTCCAGCTGTTTAACTTCTCCTTGATACGGTAGCCAAAATTGCTTCGATCCTTGTGCGTTAGCGGAATCATCTTGCCAAAGAGATAAGCTACCTTTAATTCAAaatcatcaaataaataaaaagacacGCATTAACGTGTtatcaaacacacacgcacgctttatttaattttttgttttattgttttgtttgcatacGTGGTATTATCGTTAGGCAAAGCTCTCTCGCTTCCCGCTCCAGCTGGCTGACGACTCTTGTGATGCGAATGCTTAAGGCTAAAGAATTTCTTGGGAGCGTCGTCGGCGGCAGCAAGTGTCTTGCTAAATTAGCGCATGAAACGCTTCCTGGAGACGTAAGTTAAACGCACAGGTTGGCACTTATTTACACAGGTGGATTTAGCACAATTGTTGTCGATGGTTTTTGTTCAACacttcaaatttaattcattttatagaTGAGTGGAAAAAGACGAAACCCGCACCAATCTGCCGTGTTGTCATTAAGCTAGACGTCAACGTACCCCAGTAAACATTTGACTACCCACTAAGCTAACAGGGTTGCATTAATCTAATAAAGTAAATGGGTGCGTTCAGCAACACGACGTATGACGTATTACAACTATCGGAACGTAACGTTTGATCATAAAGCGTAGTTAGGGAAtcatcaataatttatttatagttttatttagtAGTTACGAAGtaagaatatttattgtacacaaaaaaaaatctaatttatttgtcgcttgtttttatttctttagctaatgcatattttatttaattattgacCATTATTATTAGGGTTCTTCAACGAATCACATTCACTAAAACTAATTCAGCAAATTCAGTCTGTTAACACTGACTTTTTGTTCTTCTGAACGTGACCATTTGCCATTCACCGAAAACTATCGACCGTTCAAGACGTGTCGTGCCgagatttcaataaattaatcgAGTGCTCATCGGCTAGAGCcgaaacattattattttttaattcaaactATTCACTAGTCTGtgttttaaatgcaaaaatttgtgTGGTGGAGCTGAGAAATTATTCTTTCATTTCAGAATTTTAGTAGGCTCTGACTTACACATTCTTCTACCTAATGGGTCGAACATGTAATAGACAACTCGtttattaatatgaaatataaccGATGTGCTTATCATTTAATGGAACCGTGAATCTAAATGTAGTGCGGTAGTCTCCAGTTTCCAGAAGATCgagaaaatatacaaacttCGCATATGCAATTGTATTAACGTAGTTCCGACCTAAAATTGTGTGTCTTGCTATTCAACGCTGACACCAAAACCTTTACATTGGCCGTTTGATCCAAGTAAGAAAGTTGGTTCAGCAGATAACAGAATAATGGAGTTATACGCATGTATTCCTTACATCAAAAAgcaagtttattaaaaactcTACTACACATAGCAGTATAGTCGTAGTACTTTTTTCATACAATTCAtgttaaattgtaaaatccGAATGAGACTACTGAACATATGTTGTAAAGTTTACGCCTCATCACCCTTGGTAGCACGTGTGTAGATAACCTGGGAATGATGTTGCACGACCTGCTTGATCAGACCTGTAAACATTAAAGGACAGCACATTAGCAACATTGACTATGAGAATGTCAATCTATCAAATCCAAAATTCTTACCCTTTTCGCGCAGCTCAATCAGAGCACGCTTGGCCAAAGAACCGCGAATCTTCAAACGCTCAGAGACAACGGAGGGCGTGATAAGCTTGTAGGCGGGCACCTCCTTGTACAGCTTCTCATAAGTAGCCTTATCGAACAAAACTTGGTTGTTCAGCTTATCCCTGACTTTGCCTTTGGaccacttcttcttcttggccTTGCCGCCGCCTGAGccctccttcttcttctgtgtTTTTTGCGGCTGCTTGGCCGACGACTTTGCGTCCTTCTTAGGCGGCTatagaaaataacaaaaaatgagaCACTTTTAAAACAGGTCACAAAA
It encodes:
- the LOC117574100 gene encoding 40S ribosomal protein S25 encodes the protein MPPKKDAKSSAKQPQKTQKKKEGSGGGKAKKKKWSKGKVRDKLNNQVLFDKATYEKLYKEVPAYKLITPSVVSERLKIRGSLAKRALIELREKGLIKQVVQHHSQVIYTRATKGDEA
- the LOC117574080 gene encoding zinc transporter 7 encodes the protein MIPLTHKDRSNFGYRIKEKLNSWKRLIFSDRNSRNLFLFLLLNLSFAFVELFYGILTNSLGLISDSFHMFFDCTGLLAGLAASVITKWKANDKFSYGYVRAEVLAGFVNSLFLLFIAFFILSEGVERLIEPPEVKHERLFVVSVLGLLVNLVGIYAFNHGGHGHSHGGGGGHGHGHSHGGGGSSHGHSHNHNDLNNHNHQAISLDNGHGHSHDHSGSSSSHGHSHDLSGSGSNSQIMRGVFLHILADTLGSVGVIISAVLMQMFGWMIADPICSIFIAILIALSVLSLIKESILILMQRQPSALDRSLLQCYQKVTGLAGVYSVQEPHFWTLCSDVFVGAIKLEVSKNVDPTYVVTHTRMIFESVGVKQIYVQLDYV